GAGACGACGCGGAAGCAGCGGCCGGACTTGTGGGCGCGGCGAACCGCCAATCAACAGCCAAAGGGCGATTAAGCCCGAAGACCTAGAGGACGACCCGATGAACATCATCCAGCAGCTGGAAGACGAAGAGCGCAACCGCCTTCTCGCCACCCGCAAGATCCCTGATTTCCAAGCCGGCGACACCCTTCGCGTCAACGTGAAGATCAAGGAAGGCGAGCGCGAGCGCGTCCAGGCCTATGAAGGTGTCTGCATCGCCCGTCAGGGCGGCGGCATCAACGAGAGCTTCACCGTCCGCAAGATCTCCTTCGGCGAAGGCGTGGAGCGGGTCTTCCCGACCCACTCGCCGATGATCGAGTCCATCGAAGTGAAGCGCCGCGGCGTCGTGCGGCGCGCCAAGCTCTATTATCTGCGCGACCGTCGCGGGAAGTCGGCGCGGATCGCCGAACGTTCCTACACCGGCGGCACGCCCAAGGCTGAAACCGTGGTCCCGGCGGAAACCGTCGAGGACTAGGGTTTTCCGACCTTACGAGTTTCAAGCGGCGGCCCTGGTGACGGGGCCGCCGTTTTCGTTTCAGCCTTCGATCCAGACCTTCCACGCCTGCATCACCGGCGTGAAATCCGTCGGCTGCGTCTCGTACTGCAGGACGTCCGCGTCGAAGGTCATCCAGGGTTGGGCGCTGCTCACCCAAAAGGCCGAGACCGGGTGTAGCCAGCTGGTGTCGTCCAAGGTCCCGGGCCGGACGGTCAGGGCGTGCGGCCCGCCGGGCGGCTCGGTGAACACCCGGGTCCCGCAGTCGGGGCAGAACCGCTGCGGGATCACCGTCCCCGAAGTCGCCTTGCGCGGCCAGTTGGCAGGCTGCCCTTGCGTGATCTCGAAGTCCTTGCGGAAAACCGGCATGGCCATGGAAAAGGCGCTGCCGGTCAGCGACTGGCAGTCGGTGCAGTGGCAGGTATAGACCGCGATTGGCGGAGCGTTCAGCTGGTAGCGGATGGCGCCGCAGGCGCAGCCGCCTTCGACGGGGAAGCTGGGAAGTCGGCTCATGCGGGGGGCCTTTCCAGGTACTGCGGCAGGTCGTCGTCCAGCTTCAGCCAGGCCAGCATGGTGCTCGTGAAGATGTGCATGTCCGGGGCCAGGGCGCCGGGGTCGTCCAGGGTCGGCAGGCCGACGGCGATGCGGGCCGGCAGGTCGTTCGGCTGGCTGAACACCAGGGTCCCGCAGCGCGCGCAGGACCGCCGCATCAGCCGATCGGAGGTGGGATGGTCCAGGGTCTCACCGGTCAGGGTGATGTCGCCCAGGGCGAACATGGCGCGAGCGTAGAACGGCGTCCCGCCCGCCTTCTGGCAAAGCGTGCAGTGGCAGCAGCGCACGTTCAAAGGCTCGCCACGCGCCTCATAGCGGACCTGGCCGCAGAGGCAGCCGCCTGCGAGAGTCACCGGCTCTTGCCCAGATACTCGGCGAACCCCACCGCCAGGTGGTCGAACATCAGCCGCATGCGGCGGCTGCCTTTCAGATTCTCGTGCATGGCGATCCAGCATTCGAGTTCGAAGGAGAAGGCGTTGGCCAGCACGGGCACAAGGCCGTCGCGTTTTGCGATCTGGTGCTGCACCCCGCCGATCCCCATGCCGGCGCGGACGGCGGAGATCTGGGCGGCGTCGTTGTCGGTGCGGAAGGCGAAGACCTCACGGGTGATCGGCCGCGGGAAATCGATGCCGGCCAGGGCCTCCAGGGCCGGGCGCTCGCGGTCGAAGCCGCATAGGGTGTGGTTCTCCAGATCGTCCAGACTCTCGGGCATGCCGCGCCGGTCGATATAGCCCTGGGTGGCGTAGAACCCGATCCCCAGCATGCCGATCTTGCGAGCCACCAGGGCGCCCTGGGTGGGCCTGGCCATGCGCACGGCGATGTCGGCGTCGCGGCGCGACAGGTCCTCGATCTTGTTGGACAGCACAAGTTCGATCGCGATGTCGGGATGCTGCTCCATGAAGCCGGCCAGGATCTGCGGCAGCACCTCGACGCCGACGATCAGGCTGGCGGCGATGCGGATCGAGCCCTTCTCGCTGTCGGCCGAGCCCGAGGCGTCGCGCGCGGCGGCTGAGGCGGCGGCGTGCATCTCCTCCAGGTGGGTCTTCAGGCTGATGGCCAGGTCCGTAGGGGTCAGGCCGCGGGGACTGCGCAGGAACAGCGGCGCGCCGAGCTGCTGCTCGAGGGCTTCGATGTGGCGGCCGATGGTGGGCTGGGTCAGGCCCCGGGCGCGCGACGCCGCTGACAGGCTGCCGGCCTGCAGCACCGCATGCAGGCTCTGATACAGGTCCCAGGTCGGATCGCTCATGCGCTTATGAATAGCTGAGTCACGGATATCCGCAATTTCGTTTGAGCTCCCCGTCGCCGATCTTTGTTCTCTCAGAAGGAGATGGCGACATGGCGACTTCAGACAAGACCGCGTTGGTGATTGGGGCGACGGGATCGGTGGGCGGCGAG
The sequence above is drawn from the Phenylobacterium glaciei genome and encodes:
- a CDS encoding GFA family protein codes for the protein MTLAGGCLCGQVRYEARGEPLNVRCCHCTLCQKAGGTPFYARAMFALGDITLTGETLDHPTSDRLMRRSCARCGTLVFSQPNDLPARIAVGLPTLDDPGALAPDMHIFTSTMLAWLKLDDDLPQYLERPPA
- a CDS encoding LysR family transcriptional regulator, coding for MSDPTWDLYQSLHAVLQAGSLSAASRARGLTQPTIGRHIEALEQQLGAPLFLRSPRGLTPTDLAISLKTHLEEMHAAASAAARDASGSADSEKGSIRIAASLIVGVEVLPQILAGFMEQHPDIAIELVLSNKIEDLSRRDADIAVRMARPTQGALVARKIGMLGIGFYATQGYIDRRGMPESLDDLENHTLCGFDRERPALEALAGIDFPRPITREVFAFRTDNDAAQISAVRAGMGIGGVQHQIAKRDGLVPVLANAFSFELECWIAMHENLKGSRRMRLMFDHLAVGFAEYLGKSR
- a CDS encoding GFA family protein is translated as MSRLPSFPVEGGCACGAIRYQLNAPPIAVYTCHCTDCQSLTGSAFSMAMPVFRKDFEITQGQPANWPRKATSGTVIPQRFCPDCGTRVFTEPPGGPHALTVRPGTLDDTSWLHPVSAFWVSSAQPWMTFDADVLQYETQPTDFTPVMQAWKVWIEG
- the rplS gene encoding 50S ribosomal protein L19; protein product: MNIIQQLEDEERNRLLATRKIPDFQAGDTLRVNVKIKEGERERVQAYEGVCIARQGGGINESFTVRKISFGEGVERVFPTHSPMIESIEVKRRGVVRRAKLYYLRDRRGKSARIAERSYTGGTPKAETVVPAETVED